GCATTATGCAGCCAGAGCAGCACTGGAGCGTGCTTGATGTGGGATGCGGTGCAGGCACGCTCGCAAGGCCTCTTTCAAAGATGGTTAAACAGATTACTGCAATAGATTCATCTGATGTGATGATAACGCTTCTGCAAGAGCAGTGTGCCAAAGAAGGGCTGTTGAATGTGACGGCTCTGAATATAGGATGGGAAGAAGACTGGGAAAAGGCTGGGGTCGGAATCCATGATGTGACTATTGCTTCACGTTCTCTTATAGTCGAAGACCTGAAAGAGGCATTGAACAAACTCAACAGGTTTGCGCGCAAGAGGGTTTACATCTCCGCGCTTGTTGGAGATGGACCTTTCGATCGCAGAATCTTCGAGGCGATCGGGTTGGAGATTGATCGTAGACCTGATTACATATACATCTATAACCTGTTGTACCAGATGGGCATTTATGCTGATGTCACCTTTGTGACCAACCAGGGACACGGCAAGGTATACAGCGACCTGGAGGCTGCGGTGCAAGACCTCCGCTGGATGATTGATGAGTTGAACAGCGAAAAAGAGGTCCTGCTGCGCGAATATCTCCGTCGCAATCTGATAAAAAAAGAGGGTGGTTGGGGGCTTCCCCATCAGCATGTCGTCCGCTGGGCAATTATTTCGTGGAGCATATCATGAACAACGGAACACGACTTTCGGAAAGGATCGCCGGTTATTATGGCCGGGGCAAGGCCGGATACGCCTTGCAGGTTTTCTTTCTTTTGCTGCTCTGGCTGTTTGCTGCCTCACTTTCTGTTTACGGCAGAGAGGTAACCGACATGAGCGGCAGAAAGGTGACACTGCCGGATGTCATCCACAAGGTGGTGGGGATCTCCCCTCCTGCCACCTACTTGCTTTATGCGCTGGACCCGACGCTTATCGGCGGGTTGAATTTTCCACCCCGGGAAAGCGAAAAAAAATACATGGCGCCGGGGTACACCAAACTACCGGTTATAGGCGGTCTCTTCGGCCAGGGAAGAACCATCAACCAGGAGGCGCTGCTGAGGATCAAGCCTGATTTCGTCCTCTACTGGCAATGGAAGGATGCAGCGATTGAACAGAAGCTCAGGGCCACCATGGCCCAACTCGGTTTGCCGCTGGTTGCCGTACGGCTTGACAGCATTGAGGATTACCCTGCTGCCCTGCTTTTTTTGGGCGATGTGCTTAACCGAAAAGAGCGGGCGCACAAGTTGTACCGCTATGCCATGGACACTGTGCAGGAGGCAAAGGCCATAAAGTCGCGTCTCAAGAATACCCGAAAAGTCAGGGTCTATTACGCAGAGGGCCTGGACGGCTTGAGCACAGAACCAGAGGGATCTATCCATGCCGAACTCATCCCCCTTGCAGGAGGGGAGAATGTGCACAAAGGCGAGCAGTTCAGCCATTACGGAATGGAAAAGATATCCATGGAGCAGGTCCTTTTGTATAATCCCGAGGTCATTCTGGTTAAGGAAAGGGCCTTTTATAACCGTATCTTCACCGACCCCCGCTGGCAAAACATCCGGGCCGTGCGCGATCGCCGTGTGTACCTTATTCCCTATGTGCCTTTCAACTGGTTTGACCGCCCCCCTTCTTTCATGAGACTTCTTGGAATCAAATGGCTTCTCAACATTCTTCATCCAGAACATTATTCAATTAATATGGTGGCTGAAACCCGGGCATTCTATAAACTCTTTCTTCGTGTGGATATAAGTGAAAAAGAAGCGCGGGAGATACTGAATCAATGAGCCGACTGACCCTGCCGCTTATGATACTTGTTGTCGTGTTGACAGCGCTCTTTTCACTCTCTCTGGGCCAGTACAGGATTCCAGTTAGGGAATTGCTTGACTTCGTTGCATGGAAAACACTGGGTTTGAATGGGATAAGCGAAGAAAAAAAGGTCCTGCTTGAAAATATCTTGTTCAATATCAGACTTCCACGGGTCCTTGCAGCAATCCTGATAGGCGCATCACTTTCCGTCTCTGGCGCGGCCTTTCAGGCATTGTTCGTCAACCCCCTGGTTTCGCCCGGCCTGCTCGGGGTGCTGGCCGGCGCTTCTTTCGGCGCCGCTTTCGGTATGATCTTCAGCAATAGCTGGCTCATTGTCCAACTCTCCACCCTGATCTTTGGATTTATAGCAGTGGGCGCCACTTTAGGCATAGCCAGGGTGTACAGGAGCAACGCCATCATCATGCTTGTGCTGGGAGGGATCATCAGCGGCGCCTTTTTCACCTCTCTGCTCTCCATCCTCAAATATACGGCAGATCCCTATAACCAGCTCCCTGCAATCGTCTACTGGCTCATGGGCAGCCTGGCATCTGTTGACCGCGGCACTGTCCTGATCATCAGTCTACCCGCGATAATCGGTATCCTGATTATCATCCTTCACGCCAGACAGATCAACATCCTGAGCATGGGCGAGGAAGAGGCGCAGTCTCTGGGAGT
This genomic window from Deltaproteobacteria bacterium contains:
- a CDS encoding methyltransferase domain-containing protein; translated protein: MDIRKIDWNEAWKKAHAEGSRKWKDPGFWNRRAPSFAKHAAESPYASDFIGIMQPEQHWSVLDVGCGAGTLARPLSKMVKQITAIDSSDVMITLLQEQCAKEGLLNVTALNIGWEEDWEKAGVGIHDVTIASRSLIVEDLKEALNKLNRFARKRVYISALVGDGPFDRRIFEAIGLEIDRRPDYIYIYNLLYQMGIYADVTFVTNQGHGKVYSDLEAAVQDLRWMIDELNSEKEVLLREYLRRNLIKKEGGWGLPHQHVVRWAIISWSIS
- a CDS encoding ABC transporter substrate-binding protein; protein product: MNNGTRLSERIAGYYGRGKAGYALQVFFLLLLWLFAASLSVYGREVTDMSGRKVTLPDVIHKVVGISPPATYLLYALDPTLIGGLNFPPRESEKKYMAPGYTKLPVIGGLFGQGRTINQEALLRIKPDFVLYWQWKDAAIEQKLRATMAQLGLPLVAVRLDSIEDYPAALLFLGDVLNRKERAHKLYRYAMDTVQEAKAIKSRLKNTRKVRVYYAEGLDGLSTEPEGSIHAELIPLAGGENVHKGEQFSHYGMEKISMEQVLLYNPEVILVKERAFYNRIFTDPRWQNIRAVRDRRVYLIPYVPFNWFDRPPSFMRLLGIKWLLNILHPEHYSINMVAETRAFYKLFLRVDISEKEAREILNQ
- a CDS encoding iron ABC transporter permease; translation: MSRLTLPLMILVVVLTALFSLSLGQYRIPVRELLDFVAWKTLGLNGISEEKKVLLENILFNIRLPRVLAAILIGASLSVSGAAFQALFVNPLVSPGLLGVLAGASFGAAFGMIFSNSWLIVQLSTLIFGFIAVGATLGIARVYRSNAIIMLVLGGIISGAFFTSLLSILKYTADPYNQLPAIVYWLMGSLASVDRGTVLIISLPAIIGILIIILHARQINILSMGEEEAQSLGVNVQQVRLTVIFAATMISALTVVVGGMIGWVGLIIPHICRMVIGPNNEALLPVAALTGAVYLLLIDDISRLLFIFEIPIGIVTSITGIPFFVLVLRNARRGGWR